A region of Mauremys mutica isolate MM-2020 ecotype Southern chromosome 2, ASM2049712v1, whole genome shotgun sequence DNA encodes the following proteins:
- the LOC123363556 gene encoding uncharacterized protein LOC123363556 — protein MAPEDDPEAYLVTFERVAAVAGWAPDQWATLLAPYLTGPAQKAYRGLPDDEARVYARVKAAILDAFDITPETFRRRFRGKRYLPGARPRAITQELKDAASRWLQPERRTAADVTEQIVLEQFIHILPTPRRAWVLRHRPQTLPVAITLTEDFLEAEAPLGPAARSPQAGPGTQRLERGPSSKPGTLPRVRRPEGGGTSFPQHPETPPCTGSGRWVRPPGPGQPCGPSGVPTRSGRPELGPCVRCGENGHLQRDCTAMECDFGRVYAGERRARPPSAAKVTAPMEVAGTHVVGLIDSGCGQTLVRQALLPDGQRSTGEVRIQCIHGDVRPYPTVQVPLTLNGATQLLSVAVAPSLAYLVILGRDWPGFVEVLRSLSPAEAFEGASSDTDIGPSTPADPDAAPFLIPGPDRPGTGGPSDDTVDFSRDQREDPTLRFAYEQLARVEGDVVDAHRTTQWPRFELSRDRLYRVERDPRTEEVRTQLVVPRIHRRAVLKLAHDIPAAGHLGSEKTAARVLAKFFWPGIHREVKDYCTSCPDCQHAASAGVRKAPLVPLPVVGVPFERVAMDLVGPFPKSQVGYQYILVVMDYATRFPEAVPLRSITARTIAAELLKIFARVGLPREVLTDQGTNFTSKLFRQVCALLGIKKLQTSVYHPQMDGLVERFNRTLKGMLRRFPTQDLRRWDQLLPPLLLAIREVPQASTKFSPFELLYGQRPHGVLDLLRETWEHTPSATQGLLQYVLQLQGRLARVGELAWENLNTAQRTQEAHYNRGAQARTFVPGDRVLLLLPSEESKLFARWQGPYEVLRRLGPVTYEIRQPGRRKQKQIYHINLLKPWREREGLLIAPYPPEPDLGPGLPEVSETGGPQLAETLTPEQQVQATCLVNAFPKTFTTKPGRTTLAHHVIQTDPGVVVRGTTRPLPRRMREAVEEEVQAMLELGVIERSQSEWRSPVVLVPKPDGSRRFCIDFRRVNALSKFDAYPMPRVDELLDRLGEAHYITTLDLTKGYWQIPLEPRSKEKTAFATLSGLYHFTRMPFGLHGAPAIFQRLMDRVLQPHITYAAAYLDDVVIYGSNWEDHLNQVAAVLRDLRAAGLTANPKKCQIGREETTYLGYTLGRGLVRPLVGKVQALQECQPPTTKRQVRQFLGLAGYYRRFVPHFATLTAPLTDLLTKNSPRQVCWLADCEKAFQAVKPGCVASRYFSARTFIATLSCRPMPPTWGLGRSSRRRWTGRSIRWFTLAGSCSPESETTPSWRKRPWRLSGQWTPSAITSLELPLRLLRITPP, from the coding sequence ATGGCGCCCGAGGATGACCCCGAGGCATATCTCGTCACCTTTGAGCGGGTGGCGGCAGTAGCCGGGTGGGCACCGGACCAGTGGGCGACCCTCCTCGCCCCCTATTTGACGGGGCCCGCGCAGAAGGCTTACCGGGGCCTCCCCGACGATGAGGCTCGGGTTTATGCGCGAGTGAAAGCCGCCATCTTGGACGCTTTCGACATTACCCCCGAGACCTTTCGACGGCGGTTTCGGGGAAAGCGTTATCTTCCAGGCGCCCGGCCCCGGGCCATCACCCAGGAACTAAAGGACGCAGCTAGCAGGTGGCTACAGCCCGAGCGTAGAACCGCGGCGGACGTGACAGAACAGATCGTCCTTGAACAATTCATACACATTCTCCCGACGCCCAGACGGGCGTGGGTGTTGCGGCACCGACCTCAAACACTGCCCGTGGCCATCACCCTCACGGAGGACTTTCTAGAAGCCGAGGCCCCTCTAGGGCCGGCTGCCCGCAGCCCCCAGGCAGGACCGGGCACTCAGCGGCTGGAGAGGGGGCCCAGCTCCAAGCCTGGGACACTACCCCGTGTCCGGCGGCCAGAGGGCGGCGGGACCTCTTTTCCCCAACACCCCGAGACGCCACCGTGTACCGGCTCCGGACGCTGGGTCCGACCCCCCGGACCTGGCCAACCCTGCGGGCCCTCCGGCGTCCCCACCCGTTCCGGGCGCCCGGAGCTAGGCCCCTGCGTCCGGTGTGGCGAGAACGGCCACCTGCAACGAGACTGTACGGCGATGGAGTGTGACTTTGGCCGCGTGTATGCTGGGGAGCGTCGAGCCCGCCCGCCCTCCGCGGCCAAAGTAACGGCTCCCATGGAGGTTGCCGGGACCCACGTGGTGGGTCTAATTGACTCAGGCTGTGGACAGACGCTTGTCCGCCAGGCGCTCCTTCCAGATGGCCAGCGGAGCACGGGGGAGGTTCGGATCCAGTGCATCCATGGGGACGTAAGACCGTACCCCACGGTTCAGGTCCCGCTCACGCTGAACGGAGCAACCCAGTTACTGAGCGTGGCAGTGGCCCCGTCCCTGGCCTATCTGGTTATTCTGGGCCGGGACTGGCCGGGTTTTGTCGAAGTGCTCCGATCCTTATCCCCAGCCGAGGCGTTCGAGGGGGCGTCCTCAGACACCGATATCGGCCCCAGTACCCCAGCCGATCCGGACGCTGCCCCATTTCTCATCCCCGGCCCGGACCGACCGGGGACAGGGGGTCCCTCTGACGACACCGTTGACTTTAGCCGGGATCAACGGGAGGACCCTACCCTCCGGTTTGCCTACGAACAGCTGGCCCGAGTCGAGGGGGATGTCGTGGACGCCCACCGGACTACCCAATGGCCTAGGTTCGAGCTCAGCCGCGACCGCCTCTACCGTGTGGAGCGAGACCCTCGAACCGAAGAGGTCCGGACCCAACTCGTGGTTCCTCGCATTCACCGGCGGGCCGTCCTGAAGCTGGCCCACGACATCCCGGCCGCAGGCCATCTAGGCTCGGAGAAGACCGCAGCTAGGGTCCTGGCCAAGTTCTTCTGGCCCGGTATTCACCGCGAGGTGAAGGATTACTGTACGTCCTGCCCGGACTGCCAACACGCTGCCTCCGCGGGTGTCCGGAAGGCCCCTTTGGTCCCCTTACCAGTCGTGGGTGTGCCCTTTGAACGGGTAGCGATGGACCTGGTCGGGCCCTTCCCCAAAAGTCAGGTGGGGTATCAATATATTCTGGTCGTGATGGACTACGCCAcccgcttccccgaggccgtCCCCTTACGCAGTATCACTGCCCGCACTATTGCGGCCGAGCTCCTGAAGATCTTTGCCAGGGTGGGCCTCCCTCGGGAGGTTCTCACCGACCAGGGAACCAACTTCACGTCTAAGCTGTTCCGTCAGGTATGTGCCCTGCTGGGGATCAAGAAACTCCAGACCtcggtctaccatccccagatGGATGGACTCGTCGAGCGGTTCAACCGGACCCTAAAGGGGATGCTGCGACGCTTCCCCACCCAGGACCTCCGTCGGTGGGATCAATTACTCCCCCCTTTGTTACTGGCAATTCGGGAAGTTCCGCAGGCCTCCACGAAATTCTCTCCATTCGAGCTCCTCTATGGGCAACGACCCCATGGCGTGTTGGACCTCCTAAGGGAAACGTGGGAACACACACCGTCTGCGACGCAGGGCCTCCTGCAGTATGTCTTGCAACTACAGGGGCGTCTCGCCCGGGTGGGTGAGCTGGCCTGGGAAAACCTCAACAcagcccagagaacccaggaggcgCACTATAATCGGGGCGCGCAGGCCCGAACGTTCGTACCGGGGGATCGCGTCCTCCTCCTACTCCCCTCGGAGGAATCAAAACTCTTTGCCCGCTGGCAGGGCCCCTACGAGGTGCTCCGCCGGCTGGGGCCAGTCACTTATGAAATCCGGCAACCTGGCCGCCGGAAGCAAAAGCAGATTTACCACATAAACTTGTTGAAGCCCTGGAGGGAACGGGAAGGGCTACTCATTGCCCCGTACCCCCCCGAGCCGGACCTGGGGCCGGGACTCCCTGAGGTGTCTGAAACCGGCGGGCCCCAGCTCGCAGAGACACTCACCCCTGAGCAGCAGGTACAAGCTACCTGTTTAGTAAACGCGTTCCCCAAGACCTTCACCACAAAACCCGGGCGGACTACCCTGGCCCACCATGTGATCCAGACCGATCCCGGGGTGGTGGTCCGGGGGACGACCCGGCCATTGCCTAGGCGAATGCGGGAGGCCGTGGAAGAGGAAGTCCAAGCAATGTTGGAGCTAGGAGTTATTGAGCGCTCCCAGAGTGAGTGGCGGAGCCCTGTCGTCCTTGTCCCCAAGCCCGATGGGAGCCGGCGGTTCTGCATTGACTTTCGGAGGGTCAACGCCCTTTCAAAGTTTGATGCTTACCCCATGCCCCGCGTAGACGAGCTCCTGGATCGACTTGGGGAAGCCCATTATATCACCACCTTAGACCTTACGAAAGGCTACTGGCAGATCCCCTTGGAACCGCGATCcaaggagaagactgcctttgccaccCTTTCTGGACTCTATCACTTCACCCGAATGCCGTTCGGTCTCCATGGGGCCCCGGCCATCTTCCAGCGGTTGATGGATCGGGTTCTGCAACCACATATTACCTACGCCGCGGCCTACCTGGATGATGTGGTCATCTATGGCAGCAACTGGGAGGATCATCTCAACCAGGTAGCAGCTGTCCTCCGGGATCTTCGCGCCGCCGGGCTTACAGCCAATCCCAAGAAATGCCAAATTGGACGAGAGGAGACCACTTACTTGGGCTACACCTTGGGTCGAGGACTGGTACGACCCCTCGTCGGGAAGGTCCAAGCACTCCAGGAATGTCAGCCGCCGACTACGAAGAGACAGGTACGGCAGTTTTTGGGCTTAGCTGGTTACTACCGACGGTTCGTACCCCACTTTGCAACCCTTACGGCCCCTTTGACCGATCTCTTGACTAAGAATAGCCCCCGGCAAGTCTGCTGGTTGGCCGACTGTGAGAAGGCCTTTCAAGCGGTCAAGCCCGGCTGTGTAGCGAGCCGGTACTTTTCAGCCCGGACTTTCATCGCGACTTTGTCGTGCAGACCGATGCCTCCGACGTGGGGCTTGGGGCGGTCCTCTCGCAGGAGGTGGACGGGGAGGAGCATCCGGTGGTTTACCTTAGCCGGAAGCTGTTCCCCAGAGAGCGAAACTACTCCGTCCTGGAGAAAGAGGCCCTGGCGGTTAAGTGGGCAGTGGACGCCCTCCGCTATTACCTCCTTGGAGCTCCCTTTACGCTTATTACGGATCACGCCCCCCTGA